In Microbacterium sp. AB, a single genomic region encodes these proteins:
- a CDS encoding M23 family metallopeptidase, which produces MKKFALLALTLLLLGPSTALLGVATLGGTSATAAVCTPGSLNVGPIPDSLTATTRNGETVTLNRTQLTHAATIITVGGQTAGVGRDGVVIALMAALTESTLRMLANTSAYPESANYPNDGNGSDHDSLGLFQMRPASGWGTVSELMDPDYQARAFYGGESGPNYPSPRGLLDIPGWQHMDPGEAAQAVEVSAYPDRYQNYQPVAEAILAALTRPAPSGHGGDSGEAPVVPETTRIVFPLPEGTWVRTSPFGWRSDPITGERRFHAGSDFAAPDGTPIYAVADGVVVRADYTDAGGGVIVVEHTVHSERVASMYVHMWSHGFHVVEGDTVAAGQHIGDVGSSGHSTGPHLHLQIHPGGAGAEAVDSDTWLTQHGAEGITGGEAAPATCTAGGA; this is translated from the coding sequence GTGAAGAAGTTCGCGCTCCTCGCCCTCACGCTGCTGCTGCTCGGGCCTTCCACGGCGCTGCTGGGCGTCGCCACGCTCGGCGGCACCTCTGCGACCGCCGCCGTCTGCACACCTGGGTCGCTCAATGTCGGCCCGATCCCGGACTCGCTGACCGCCACCACCCGTAACGGGGAGACGGTCACGCTGAACCGGACCCAGCTCACCCACGCCGCGACGATCATCACGGTCGGCGGCCAGACCGCCGGCGTCGGCCGCGACGGCGTGGTCATCGCGCTCATGGCCGCGCTCACCGAGTCGACCCTGCGGATGCTCGCCAACACGAGCGCCTACCCCGAGTCCGCGAACTACCCCAACGACGGGAACGGATCAGACCACGACTCCCTCGGCCTGTTCCAGATGCGGCCCGCCAGCGGGTGGGGCACGGTCTCCGAGCTCATGGACCCGGACTACCAAGCTCGAGCCTTCTACGGCGGCGAGTCCGGCCCGAACTATCCCTCGCCGCGGGGCCTGCTCGATATCCCCGGCTGGCAGCACATGGACCCCGGAGAGGCCGCGCAGGCGGTCGAGGTCAGCGCTTACCCGGACAGGTATCAGAACTATCAGCCGGTGGCCGAAGCGATCCTCGCCGCGCTCACCCGCCCCGCCCCCTCCGGCCACGGCGGCGACAGCGGCGAGGCGCCGGTCGTGCCCGAGACGACGCGCATCGTGTTCCCGCTTCCCGAGGGCACCTGGGTCAGGACGAGCCCGTTCGGTTGGCGCAGCGACCCGATCACTGGCGAACGCCGCTTCCACGCAGGCAGCGACTTCGCCGCACCCGACGGCACCCCCATCTACGCCGTCGCAGATGGCGTCGTGGTGCGCGCGGACTACACCGATGCGGGCGGCGGAGTCATCGTCGTCGAGCACACCGTCCACAGCGAGCGGGTCGCGTCGATGTACGTGCACATGTGGTCGCACGGCTTCCACGTCGTGGAAGGCGACACCGTGGCCGCGGGCCAGCACATCGGTGACGTCGGCTCCTCGGGACACTCGACCGGCCCGCACCTCCACCTGCAGATCCACCCCGGCGGCGCAGGCGCCGAGGCGGTGGACTCCGACACCTGGCTCACCCAGCACGGAGCCGAGGGCATCACTGGCGGCGAGGCCGCACCCGCCACCTGCACCGCCGGAGGTGCGTGA
- a CDS encoding DUF6112 family protein, translated as MDVFPDFGGVGGAADLRAIVGALLMFVLATAVLMLIVCAIIWAIASSSGNYQAATKARTGLFVALGAAALAGAGVTWVNFLLDVGAGL; from the coding sequence ATGGACGTGTTCCCCGACTTCGGCGGCGTCGGCGGCGCCGCAGACCTCCGCGCCATCGTCGGCGCGCTGCTCATGTTCGTGCTCGCCACCGCCGTGCTCATGCTCATCGTCTGCGCCATCATCTGGGCGATCGCCTCCTCCAGCGGCAACTACCAGGCCGCGACCAAAGCCCGCACCGGGCTGTTCGTCGCCCTCGGCGCGGCGGCGCTGGCCGGCGCCGGAGTCACCTGGGTGAACTTCCTCCTTGACGTAGGGGCGGGACTGTAG
- a CDS encoding DUF6112 family protein: protein MIDIDPNSSGLPGIEQLRIIVGAVMTVGLILSVLALIVSAIVWGFGANSSNPHLASRGKVGVLVSCGAAIICGAAVTLINFFWGVGQAV from the coding sequence GTGATCGACATCGACCCCAACAGCTCGGGCCTTCCCGGTATCGAGCAACTGCGCATCATCGTCGGCGCCGTCATGACGGTCGGCCTCATCCTCTCCGTCCTCGCCCTGATCGTCTCGGCGATCGTGTGGGGTTTCGGCGCCAACTCCTCCAACCCGCACCTCGCCTCGCGCGGGAAGGTCGGCGTCCTCGTCTCGTGCGGGGCGGCGATCATCTGCGGTGCCGCAGTCACGCTCATCAACTTCTTCTGGGGCGTCGGGCAGGCCGTCTGA
- a CDS encoding conjugal transfer protein TrbL, whose amino-acid sequence MSICDVPVISSVCDAVGEGAASLIAAPFDWLAQAMAGAAAWLFEAVWTVFDTTTLVDVTSPEYVGVYNVLFGVAVFVMLVFFCLQLIIGLIHRDPTALSRAALGLAKSVLGSFLVITLTALLLEITDRLAVGIVQATGNTMEGMGTQIGLLATGLAGINIATPGVGAILTIFLAGLAISAAAIVWFSLLIRKALLLVAVVFGPVALAGATWDATKGWFAKWAAFVIALIFSKLVLVVIFLVAIGQVSAPIEADLASISDPIAGVVLMFIAAFAPYITYKFLSFVGFDMYHAMSSEQEAKSALNRPVPVPSAPQADTAKKVLDSGTDPGSKPSSGGGGAGGGSTPPPPPPPGAPTAAPASTGVGTAGTGAATSGAGAGAGAGAGAAGAGAAGAGAAAGPVGAAVVVGAAVVKAAATAGPKAGKAVGGAADSQAGAAPEQASPPPSQGTLPRPAPSTPPPATPPSPAPRRRQDPPPPSSAPAGKE is encoded by the coding sequence GTGAGTATCTGCGATGTCCCGGTCATCTCCTCCGTGTGCGACGCGGTCGGCGAGGGCGCCGCCTCGCTGATCGCGGCGCCGTTCGACTGGCTCGCTCAGGCGATGGCTGGTGCTGCCGCGTGGCTGTTCGAGGCGGTCTGGACCGTGTTCGACACCACCACCCTCGTGGATGTCACCAGCCCGGAGTACGTCGGCGTCTACAACGTCCTCTTCGGCGTCGCCGTGTTCGTGATGCTGGTGTTCTTCTGCCTCCAGCTCATCATCGGCCTCATCCACCGCGACCCCACCGCCCTGTCCCGCGCCGCCCTCGGGCTCGCGAAGTCCGTGCTCGGCAGCTTCCTGGTCATCACGCTTACCGCGCTGCTGCTGGAAATCACCGACCGGCTCGCCGTCGGGATCGTGCAGGCCACTGGCAACACGATGGAAGGAATGGGGACCCAGATCGGGCTCCTCGCCACCGGCCTCGCTGGGATCAACATCGCAACCCCCGGTGTCGGCGCGATCCTGACTATCTTCCTCGCCGGCCTGGCCATCTCGGCGGCGGCGATCGTGTGGTTCTCCCTGCTGATCCGTAAGGCGCTGCTGCTGGTGGCGGTCGTGTTCGGTCCGGTCGCCCTGGCCGGGGCGACGTGGGATGCGACGAAGGGGTGGTTCGCCAAGTGGGCGGCGTTCGTGATCGCCCTGATTTTCTCCAAGCTCGTCCTCGTCGTGATCTTCCTCGTCGCGATCGGGCAGGTCTCGGCGCCGATCGAGGCAGACCTGGCTTCCATCTCCGACCCGATCGCGGGCGTCGTGCTGATGTTCATCGCCGCGTTCGCGCCCTACATCACCTACAAGTTCCTGTCGTTCGTGGGCTTCGACATGTACCACGCGATGTCTTCCGAGCAGGAGGCGAAGTCCGCGCTGAACCGGCCCGTGCCGGTGCCGTCCGCCCCGCAGGCCGACACGGCCAAGAAGGTCCTCGACAGCGGCACCGACCCCGGCAGCAAGCCCTCGAGCGGTGGAGGCGGCGCGGGCGGAGGCTCGACACCGCCCCCACCTCCTCCTCCCGGCGCACCGACCGCGGCCCCCGCCAGCACGGGAGTCGGCACGGCGGGCACCGGCGCCGCTACATCCGGTGCCGGAGCAGGGGCTGGAGCGGGTGCCGGAGCTGCCGGCGCTGGCGCGGCTGGTGCCGGTGCGGCCGCGGGGCCTGTCGGTGCCGCGGTGGTCGTCGGAGCCGCCGTGGTCAAGGCCGCAGCGACCGCTGGCCCGAAGGCAGGCAAAGCGGTGGGCGGCGCGGCGGACAGCCAGGCCGGCGCGGCGCCCGAGCAGGCATCCCCGCCTCCGTCGCAGGGCACACTGCCGCGTCCCGCACCGTCGACACCGCCTCCGGCCACGCCGCCGTCTCCCGCGCCTCGGCGTCGGCAGGACCCGCCGCCGCCATCATCCGCACCGGCCGGGAAGGAGTAA
- a CDS encoding SCO6880 family protein, which translates to MVTNSTSDYPLAPVQFSRLAKRGIMLGLSLPQLIVLGVAVLTVVFSLYAAGGMGFAWTTPVWGTCALLAMIPAGGRKVIEWVPILARWAARTHLGQLVYRRCVIKPRPAGTLALPGDAASLREWEDPETGAAMVHDPHAQTLTAILGVSHPAFVLLDPGEQQRRVSGWGRVLAAACRSGRIARIQVSERTLPDSGTGLAEWWRTHGTDDGSWAATTYAELIDRAGPAGERHATTISLALDMKAAARQIRTSGGGIRGAAAVLRQEMSTLTTALRAAELTSTGWLTPGEVAVVLRSAYDPAAAPALERHGDLGRDLATAGPVAVTETWDRLRSDSAHHAVLWITEWPRSAVYPGFLAPLVLSNGILRTFALHYTPVRADQAARDLRKKKTELISDAAQRRKIGQIEDAASSAELDDVLQQEADLTAGHGVLRVSGLVSVSAPTVDELDAAVAAVEQAAIQASCETRRLVGQQAQAFTAAALPLCRPV; encoded by the coding sequence ATGGTCACGAACTCGACTAGCGACTACCCGCTGGCGCCGGTGCAGTTCTCCCGGCTCGCCAAGCGCGGCATCATGCTCGGCCTGTCCCTGCCGCAGCTCATCGTCCTCGGCGTTGCGGTGCTCACGGTCGTCTTCTCCCTCTACGCCGCCGGCGGGATGGGATTCGCCTGGACTACACCCGTCTGGGGGACCTGCGCCCTGCTCGCGATGATCCCTGCTGGGGGCCGGAAGGTGATCGAGTGGGTGCCGATCCTCGCCCGCTGGGCCGCCCGGACCCATCTCGGGCAGCTCGTCTACCGGCGCTGCGTCATCAAGCCCCGCCCTGCCGGGACCCTCGCACTCCCTGGAGATGCGGCGAGCCTGCGGGAGTGGGAGGACCCCGAGACCGGCGCGGCGATGGTCCACGATCCGCACGCGCAGACCCTCACCGCGATCCTCGGTGTCTCCCACCCCGCCTTCGTCTTGCTCGATCCGGGTGAGCAGCAGCGCCGCGTCTCCGGGTGGGGCCGCGTGCTGGCCGCCGCGTGCAGGTCCGGGCGGATCGCGCGGATTCAGGTGTCCGAGCGGACTCTGCCGGACTCCGGGACGGGGCTGGCGGAGTGGTGGCGCACGCACGGCACTGATGACGGCTCCTGGGCCGCGACCACCTACGCCGAGCTCATCGACCGAGCCGGCCCCGCCGGAGAACGCCACGCGACGACCATCTCGCTCGCGCTCGACATGAAGGCCGCCGCCCGGCAGATCAGGACGAGCGGCGGCGGGATACGCGGTGCGGCCGCGGTGCTGCGGCAGGAGATGAGCACGCTGACCACGGCGCTGCGCGCGGCCGAGCTCACGTCGACCGGGTGGCTGACGCCCGGCGAGGTCGCCGTCGTCCTCCGCTCCGCCTACGACCCCGCTGCTGCACCAGCCTTGGAGCGGCACGGGGACCTGGGCCGCGACCTGGCGACCGCCGGCCCGGTCGCGGTCACCGAGACCTGGGACCGGCTGCGGTCGGACTCCGCGCACCATGCGGTGCTGTGGATCACCGAATGGCCCAGGTCCGCGGTCTATCCGGGATTCCTGGCCCCGCTCGTGCTGTCCAATGGCATCCTGCGCACCTTCGCCCTGCACTACACCCCGGTGCGTGCTGACCAGGCTGCGCGGGATCTGCGGAAGAAGAAGACGGAGCTCATCTCGGACGCGGCCCAGCGGCGCAAGATCGGGCAGATCGAAGACGCGGCTAGCAGCGCCGAGCTGGACGACGTGCTCCAGCAAGAGGCGGACCTGACGGCCGGGCACGGCGTCCTGCGCGTCTCCGGACTCGTCTCCGTGTCCGCGCCGACCGTGGACGAGCTCGACGCCGCGGTGGCCGCGGTCGAGCAGGCGGCGATCCAAGCGTCCTGCGAGACCAGGCGGCTCGTCGGCCAGCAGGCACAGGCGTTCACCGCTGCCGCGCTGCCGCTATGCCGGCCGGTCTGA
- a CDS encoding ATP-binding protein — protein MTGQDDSRLHTAVLVGPEGERRRERKARRQAAAKVETDARQHRKVQAQAKWEAEQAERRNTSYLPASGEAGPAALRTPGRFRLPKHQDTSATLAGQYPFLAEAGLGSQGVFVGQDLYSGGSFVYDPWVLYQRGLITAPNVVLAGIVGSGKSSLAKSLYTRSLPFGRRVYVPGDPKGEHTAVAEAVGGRAIILGHGLRNRLNPLDEGHRPSAVSDAAWAMQVASRRRDLIGALAETVLDRPLSPLEHTAIDLALRDAVRSAEVPILPMVVDRILNPNTGDDEDGRLAEDGRLVGHALRRLVAGDLQGLFDGPSTVRFDPSLPMVSLDLSRVAENSTLISVLMTCSSAWMESALSDPAGGQRWVIYDEAWRLMQYPALLRRMDAQWRLARHFGIANMLVFHKLSDLDNVGDAGTAMRALASSLLANAETRIVYRQEPDQLGSTALALGLTGTEQKLLPGLGTGQGLWRIKDRSFVVQHQLHPAELAAFDTTGRMTAEAQKFTQAEQASSTLTLPMTGGEA, from the coding sequence GTGACCGGGCAGGACGACAGCCGCCTGCACACCGCCGTGCTCGTCGGGCCCGAAGGCGAACGACGCCGGGAACGCAAGGCCCGCAGACAGGCGGCGGCGAAAGTCGAGACCGATGCCCGCCAGCATCGCAAGGTACAAGCTCAGGCGAAGTGGGAGGCGGAGCAGGCCGAACGCCGCAACACGAGCTACCTGCCCGCCTCCGGCGAGGCCGGGCCTGCGGCGTTGCGGACGCCGGGCCGGTTCCGACTCCCCAAGCACCAAGACACCTCCGCGACGCTCGCCGGCCAGTACCCCTTCCTCGCAGAAGCCGGCCTCGGCAGCCAGGGCGTCTTCGTCGGCCAAGACCTCTACAGCGGCGGATCGTTCGTCTACGACCCCTGGGTGCTCTATCAGCGAGGCCTCATCACGGCACCGAACGTCGTGCTCGCCGGCATCGTAGGGAGCGGCAAGTCGTCCCTGGCGAAGTCGCTGTACACGCGCAGCCTGCCGTTCGGACGCAGGGTCTACGTCCCCGGCGATCCCAAGGGCGAACACACGGCTGTCGCGGAGGCGGTCGGCGGGCGGGCGATCATCCTCGGCCACGGCCTGCGCAATCGCCTGAACCCGCTCGATGAGGGCCACCGGCCCTCTGCGGTGTCGGATGCGGCGTGGGCGATGCAGGTCGCCTCCCGCCGCCGCGACCTCATCGGCGCCCTCGCGGAGACCGTGCTGGACCGTCCGCTCTCGCCGTTGGAGCACACCGCGATCGACCTCGCCCTCCGGGACGCCGTCCGTAGCGCCGAGGTGCCTATCCTGCCGATGGTCGTCGACCGCATCCTCAACCCCAACACGGGGGACGATGAGGACGGGCGGCTCGCGGAAGACGGTCGTCTTGTCGGTCACGCGCTTCGTCGGCTCGTCGCGGGAGACCTCCAAGGCCTGTTCGACGGCCCCTCAACGGTCAGGTTCGACCCGTCGTTGCCGATGGTGTCGCTCGACCTGTCGCGGGTCGCCGAGAACAGCACGCTGATCTCGGTGCTGATGACCTGCTCATCCGCATGGATGGAGTCCGCCCTGTCCGACCCGGCGGGCGGGCAGAGATGGGTGATCTACGACGAGGCGTGGCGGCTCATGCAGTATCCGGCGCTGCTTCGCCGCATGGACGCCCAGTGGAGGCTGGCACGGCACTTCGGGATCGCGAACATGCTCGTCTTCCACAAGCTCTCCGACCTGGACAACGTCGGCGATGCCGGGACCGCGATGCGCGCCCTCGCCTCGTCGCTGTTGGCGAACGCCGAGACCAGGATCGTCTACCGGCAGGAGCCGGACCAGCTCGGCTCCACCGCCCTCGCGCTCGGGCTCACCGGCACCGAGCAGAAGCTGCTCCCCGGTCTCGGGACCGGGCAGGGGCTCTGGCGGATCAAGGACCGCTCCTTCGTCGTGCAGCATCAGCTCCACCCCGCTGAGCTTGCCGCGTTCGATACGACCGGCCGCATGACCGCAGAAGCCCAGAAGTTCACCCAGGCTGAGCAAGCGTCATCCACACTGACGCTTCCCATGACGGGCGGTGAGGCGTGA
- a CDS encoding type IV secretory system conjugative DNA transfer family protein, giving the protein MSTPRPAGSLGDELSNLGIGLLIGAAVLAAILRGAGSVAAWITGTGQPTGGIDAGLGVLLHPGDPAAALDAPGLNVVAYWITAGLLVLGAGVAGWWAWRFFREHGRRVKTDPYRIAGIATRSEVAKAASEAALLRRAGHLRPSLNKPRPQDVGYRIGASRGTSVWASVEDSILLIGPPRSGKGAHIVINAILDAPGAVVTTSTRPDNLTATLRARQKIGPVAVFDPQHLAKGLPAGLRWSPIRGCEDPLTAMIRATGLAAGTGLSAGGVEGGGFWEGKTRTALQALLHAAALDHRTPSELFRWTLDPSTAADAVAILTANPRAAAGWADSLQAMIDSDPRTRDSIWQGVSLALAALADPRVLDAVSPREGEDFDPEAFLRDRGTLYLLATGAGANNSAALVAAFVEDVVEAARRLAATSPGARLDPPLLLALDEVGNLAPLPSLPTLMAEGGGTGITTMPVLQSLAQAREKWSENAAGAIWDASIVKIVLGGASNSKDLHDLTTLIGERDEVTDSTTVGDHGSRSAQRSIRRVPIMPPDTIRTLPFGTALVLLRSAPPIVTRMRTWTDRPDAKELRADRADIEATLQHRSEEPPGAPA; this is encoded by the coding sequence ATGAGCACGCCCCGACCTGCGGGGTCGCTCGGGGACGAGCTGAGCAACCTCGGCATCGGCCTGCTCATCGGCGCCGCGGTCCTCGCCGCCATCCTCCGCGGCGCCGGGTCCGTCGCCGCCTGGATCACCGGGACCGGCCAGCCCACCGGCGGGATCGACGCGGGCCTGGGTGTGCTGCTGCACCCCGGCGACCCCGCTGCCGCGCTCGACGCTCCCGGCCTGAACGTCGTCGCGTACTGGATCACCGCCGGTCTGCTGGTCCTCGGCGCCGGGGTGGCCGGCTGGTGGGCATGGCGGTTCTTCCGCGAGCACGGCCGCCGAGTGAAGACCGATCCGTACCGCATCGCCGGGATCGCCACCCGCAGCGAAGTCGCCAAGGCCGCCTCAGAGGCGGCGCTGCTGCGCCGGGCGGGTCACCTGCGGCCCTCCCTCAACAAGCCCCGCCCGCAGGATGTCGGCTACCGGATCGGCGCCTCACGGGGCACCAGCGTGTGGGCGTCCGTCGAGGACAGCATCCTGCTGATCGGCCCACCCCGATCCGGCAAGGGCGCCCACATTGTCATCAACGCCATCTTGGACGCGCCTGGCGCGGTCGTCACCACATCGACGCGGCCGGACAACCTGACCGCTACCCTCCGCGCCCGGCAGAAGATCGGCCCGGTCGCGGTGTTCGACCCGCAGCACCTCGCCAAAGGCCTACCCGCCGGGCTCAGGTGGTCACCCATCCGCGGGTGTGAGGACCCGCTGACGGCGATGATCCGCGCGACCGGCCTTGCTGCCGGCACCGGTCTCTCGGCCGGCGGGGTCGAGGGAGGCGGGTTCTGGGAGGGCAAGACGAGGACCGCGCTCCAAGCGCTACTCCATGCTGCCGCCCTCGACCACCGGACGCCCTCGGAGCTGTTCCGCTGGACCCTCGACCCCTCCACCGCCGCGGACGCGGTGGCGATCCTCACCGCGAACCCGCGAGCCGCGGCCGGGTGGGCGGACTCGTTGCAGGCGATGATCGACTCCGACCCCCGCACGCGCGACTCCATCTGGCAAGGCGTCTCGCTCGCCCTCGCCGCGCTCGCAGACCCGCGCGTGCTCGACGCCGTATCGCCGCGCGAGGGCGAGGACTTCGACCCCGAAGCGTTCCTCCGCGACCGAGGAACCCTCTACCTCCTCGCTACCGGAGCCGGCGCCAACAACAGCGCTGCGTTGGTGGCGGCGTTCGTGGAAGACGTCGTGGAAGCCGCCCGCCGTCTGGCCGCGACCAGCCCAGGCGCCCGCCTCGACCCGCCACTGCTGCTCGCGCTCGATGAGGTCGGCAACCTCGCACCCTTGCCGTCATTGCCGACGCTCATGGCCGAGGGCGGAGGAACCGGGATCACGACCATGCCCGTACTCCAGTCGCTCGCGCAGGCGCGGGAGAAGTGGTCGGAGAACGCGGCCGGCGCGATCTGGGACGCCTCGATCGTCAAGATCGTCCTCGGCGGAGCGTCGAACTCCAAGGATCTGCATGACCTCACCACGCTCATCGGTGAACGCGACGAGGTGACCGACTCCACCACGGTGGGAGACCACGGCTCCCGCTCCGCACAACGCTCCATCCGCCGCGTGCCGATCATGCCGCCCGACACGATCCGCACCCTCCCGTTCGGGACTGCACTGGTGCTGCTGCGGTCCGCACCGCCCATCGTCACCCGGATGCGGACCTGGACCGACCGGCCCGACGCGAAAGAGCTGCGCGCTGACCGGGCCGACATCGAGGCGACGTTGCAGCACCGCTCGGAGGAGCCGCCTGGCGCACCTGCCTGA
- a CDS encoding single-stranded DNA-binding protein, whose product MALHTQESVSGFIASDPQLTYTERGDARFYAKIGQEHYRKEPDGSFTQTETTFHDLVAFKKTAERAHDRLAKGDKFVAEGYTREYDRATPEGEVVKADEFVAKKLGHDLARTSYEVDRTRRQPATTQEPVVQAAGAAHRESSGAAPTLGL is encoded by the coding sequence ATGGCTCTCCACACGCAGGAATCCGTCTCGGGGTTCATCGCCTCCGACCCGCAGCTCACCTACACGGAGCGTGGCGATGCCCGGTTCTACGCCAAGATCGGGCAGGAGCACTATCGCAAGGAGCCGGACGGGTCGTTCACGCAGACCGAGACGACCTTCCACGACCTCGTGGCGTTCAAGAAGACCGCCGAGCGAGCTCACGACCGGCTCGCCAAGGGCGACAAGTTCGTCGCCGAGGGCTACACCCGCGAGTACGACCGCGCCACGCCGGAAGGCGAGGTGGTCAAGGCCGATGAGTTCGTGGCGAAGAAGCTCGGTCACGACCTCGCCCGCACGAGCTACGAGGTCGACCGCACCCGCCGCCAGCCCGCCACGACGCAGGAGCCTGTGGTACAGGCGGCCGGCGCAGCTCATCGCGAGAGCTCGGGCGCCGCCCCGACGCTCGGGCTCTGA
- a CDS encoding helix-turn-helix transcriptional regulator, whose product MSDNAATIVVSPLMDSREIAAYLKVSESTLSRWRSAGQGPPFLRLGGIARYRIEAVDAWLAGLEHDHAPEG is encoded by the coding sequence ATGAGCGATAACGCCGCCACGATCGTGGTCTCGCCTCTCATGGACAGTCGCGAGATCGCCGCCTATCTCAAGGTGTCCGAGTCAACCCTGTCGAGGTGGCGTTCCGCCGGCCAGGGGCCGCCGTTCCTGCGGCTGGGCGGGATCGCCCGGTACCGCATCGAGGCGGTCGACGCCTGGCTGGCGGGGCTGGAGCACGACCATGCCCCGGAAGGCTGA
- a CDS encoding tyrosine-type recombinase/integrase — protein sequence MRISTDLERRSYGIRARARWTDPISKRRIIRSEIVADEAAAHEFFDSLRQSSAKGMDVSMTLTEFVTAIGDRWARGLDPTSTGETYGYGLKLRVLPALGHLPVTQITAGIIDRTIDAWEKQHGASTIKNSIAPLVRVLDEAVRDGLIPINPAKNRAKRSLNRNAFRLQPAEDASPRAHAIPDMAMLTKLAEACGKIHQSYSDFVMLAALLAARSSEVSGLQAGDVRFDKNIVVIARQTYPGKGGLITKQTKGRRERRVPILDPLRPILKRLAEGKEPEDRLLVGPKGGALTTATVRDATNWDQIVSDLGLPDLTRHGLRHTGATWMADAGIPLHVLQDILGHASVETTRGYLHPDDRHLASAAEQANAFLARSAKASRTSRREASRSL from the coding sequence GTGAGGATCTCCACCGACCTGGAACGTCGCTCCTACGGCATCCGCGCCCGTGCCCGCTGGACGGACCCGATCAGCAAACGCCGCATCATCCGCTCCGAGATCGTCGCCGACGAGGCTGCAGCGCATGAGTTCTTCGACTCGCTGCGGCAGTCATCGGCCAAGGGCATGGACGTGTCCATGACGCTCACCGAGTTCGTCACCGCGATCGGCGACCGATGGGCGCGCGGCCTCGACCCCACCTCGACCGGGGAGACCTACGGGTACGGGCTCAAGCTCCGCGTGCTGCCTGCCCTCGGACACCTGCCGGTCACGCAGATCACCGCCGGGATCATCGACCGCACCATCGACGCCTGGGAGAAACAGCACGGGGCCTCGACGATTAAGAACTCGATCGCCCCGCTCGTACGTGTCCTTGACGAAGCAGTGCGCGATGGGCTCATCCCGATCAACCCGGCGAAGAACCGTGCCAAACGCAGCCTGAACCGCAACGCCTTCCGCCTTCAGCCCGCGGAGGATGCTTCCCCACGTGCCCATGCGATCCCCGACATGGCAATGCTGACGAAGCTCGCTGAAGCCTGCGGGAAGATTCACCAGTCGTACTCCGACTTCGTCATGCTCGCCGCCCTCCTCGCCGCGCGCTCATCCGAGGTCTCGGGTCTTCAGGCCGGTGACGTCCGGTTCGACAAGAACATCGTGGTGATCGCGCGACAGACCTACCCCGGCAAAGGCGGGCTCATCACGAAGCAGACCAAAGGCCGGAGAGAACGCCGCGTCCCGATCCTCGACCCGCTCCGACCGATCCTGAAACGCCTCGCGGAAGGCAAGGAGCCCGAGGACCGGCTGCTGGTCGGCCCGAAGGGCGGCGCTCTCACGACCGCGACCGTGCGGGACGCGACGAACTGGGACCAGATCGTCAGCGATCTCGGCCTGCCTGATCTCACCCGCCACGGGCTCCGGCACACCGGCGCGACCTGGATGGCGGACGCAGGCATCCCGCTGCACGTCCTCCAGGACATCCTCGGCCACGCCTCCGTCGAGACCACACGCGGATACCTGCACCCCGACGACCGCCATCTCGCCTCCGCTGCGGAGCAGGCCAACGCCTTCCTTGCCCGATCCGCCAAGGCCAGCAGAACGAGCCGGCGCGAGGCCTCGAGGTCACTGTGA